The Desulfonatronum lacustre DSM 10312 region CAAGCCCGCCCAGGCCAGCGCGTCCATGCTCATCCCCACCATGAGGTCTTCACCTGCGTCGAATCGTTGGGAACACAGCGAAAATCCAGATGAATGCCCCGTTTGGCAAAGGCCTTCAGACAGCCGATGTCTTCGCTGCTCAGAGCCACATGCGGACAGAGTTGCTGTTTGCCCGGGGAATAATGCAGGTTGCCGATGTTTACGGTGCTCAACGCAAACCCGGCCTGCAAAGCCCGTTGCACGTCGCCGCACGTGGCGAACAGCAGCAGCGTGTCGCCACGTGGGTGGACGACCCGGCCGTGCTCATCCAAATGCTTGGCGATGCGCTCGACCCCGACGAAGGTGAGCTCCACGCCGCTGGGCACGGCCAAGCGGATGATCTCCTGACGCAGATCGTCGGCGGCCAGTTCGTCGTTGACCACGAGAATGTACCTAGCCCCCAGATACGGCACCCAGGCTTCGATGACCTGGCCGTGGACCAGACGATTGTCGATGCGCACCCAGTTCATGATCGCTCCGGCCTACTCCTTGGCCACCTTGCTGCGCAGAATATCCCCGGCGACGACGATTCCCTGGGATCCGGCCGCCTTGGCCTCCTTGGCCAGTTCGGCCAGGGACAGCTTGCGCGAACCGAGCACGCGCAGCAGCATGGGCAGGTTCACGCCGGTGATCACTTCCAACTGATGCTCGCTTTTGTTCAGCAGCGACAGACTCAAATTGGTCGGCGTCCCCCCGAACATATCCGTCAGAATGACCACCCCGGGACCGTGATCCGCGCTTTTGACGCTCTTTCTGATCTCTGTCAGGGACTTTTCCACTTCCTTGGTCACATCCACGCTGACGAAGTAGCAATCCTGCTGAGGACCGAGAATCAGCTCCGCGGCCTTGAGCAAGTACGCGCCGTACTCCGTATGCGTGACCAATACGACTCCAATCACCGCATGTTCCCCCAAAAAACCGAAATCCGCTGCTATCCCAGATTCAGGTGACGATGTTCAATGGTAACGGAAAATCCGACGGCCGTCAGCGCGGCCGACACGGCCTGGGACACGGCCACCGAGCGATGCCGCCCTCCGGTGCATCCCAGGGCCATGGTCAACCGATACCGGCCTTCCACCGCGTACAACGGCAACAGATACCGTAAAAAATCCTCGAACCGACCGATAAAGTCCTTTCCCGGGTCGTCCCCCAGCACGTAGCGGGCAATGGGCTCGTCCAGACCGGACAGGGGGCGCAGTTCCGGGTCGAAGTAGGGATTGGGCAGAAACCGCAGATCAAAGACCAGATCCGCCTCCAGAGGAACGCCGTACTTGAAGCCGAAGGAAATCAAGTGAATGCGCATCCCTTCGCCGAGTTTCTGATCCAGGGGCCATTTCTCCTGAAACACCCGTCGCAGGTCGTGGATGGAAAAATCCGACGTATCCACCACCAAGTCGGCGTGCTTGCGCAACCCCTCCAGCATGATCCGCTCACGGAAGATGGCTTGGTCCAATCCCATGCCCTGGGCTTCCAGGGGATGCGGACGGCGGGTGGTGGCGTAACGCCGGATCAGCACGGCATCCCGGGCCTCCAGAAAGACCAGTTTCGGACACATCCCGGCCAGGTCCATCCGCTCCACGAACTGCTCCCATTGCAGGGCGAAGTCCGGTTGGCGCACATCCAGCCCCAGGGCCACCCCGGCGTACTGGTTCAGCTTCATCTCCTCGGACAGGGTCAGCAACCGTCCGGCCAGCCCGGCCGGCAGACCGTCCACGCAGTAGTACCCCAGATCCTCGAAGACGTTCAGGACCGTACTTTTTCCGGCCCCGGACTGTCCGGTGATCATGACCAGGGAGAGTTCGCACGGTTTTCG contains the following coding sequences:
- the rapZ gene encoding RNase adapter RapZ, with amino-acid sequence MSADQPRKPCELSLVMITGQSGAGKSTVLNVFEDLGYYCVDGLPAGLAGRLLTLSEEMKLNQYAGVALGLDVRQPDFALQWEQFVERMDLAGMCPKLVFLEARDAVLIRRYATTRRPHPLEAQGMGLDQAIFRERIMLEGLRKHADLVVDTSDFSIHDLRRVFQEKWPLDQKLGEGMRIHLISFGFKYGVPLEADLVFDLRFLPNPYFDPELRPLSGLDEPIARYVLGDDPGKDFIGRFEDFLRYLLPLYAVEGRYRLTMALGCTGGRHRSVAVSQAVSAALTAVGFSVTIEHRHLNLG
- a CDS encoding PTS sugar transporter subunit IIB, with amino-acid sequence MNWVRIDNRLVHGQVIEAWVPYLGARYILVVNDELAADDLRQEIIRLAVPSGVELTFVGVERIAKHLDEHGRVVHPRGDTLLLFATCGDVQRALQAGFALSTVNIGNLHYSPGKQQLCPHVALSSEDIGCLKAFAKRGIHLDFRCVPNDSTQVKTSWWG
- a CDS encoding PTS sugar transporter subunit IIA is translated as MVTHTEYGAYLLKAAELILGPQQDCYFVSVDVTKEVEKSLTEIRKSVKSADHGPGVVILTDMFGGTPTNLSLSLLNKSEHQLEVITGVNLPMLLRVLGSRKLSLAELAKEAKAAGSQGIVVAGDILRSKVAKE